ATCAGACTTTTGGTTTTGATGAATTAGATGAGCTTATTCGAGAGTTTAAGCAAATAGAAAGTGATCTTTGTAAAGATCTTTTTATTAAAGAATTGCATAATTTTATAGAGACAAAAAAATATCGCTCTGCTTCTCGCTTTATAAAAAAATATGGAGATATGACCTTAGATGAGGAAAAAACTGAGAAATTTATCAATTATTTATATGATCGTCTTCTT
The window above is part of the Candidatus Babeliales bacterium genome. Proteins encoded here:
- a CDS encoding contact-dependent growth inhibition system immunity protein produces the protein MKRLKYFMECYFNQTFGFDELDELIREFKQIESDLCKDLFIKELHNFIETKKYRSASRFIKKYGDMTLDEEKTEKFINYLYDRLLDNPTKVKATDFIKKYRVVFCPVCTPDSEAVMEFGIIDKATVIGKD